The following coding sequences are from one Stigmatopora nigra isolate UIUO_SnigA chromosome 10, RoL_Snig_1.1, whole genome shotgun sequence window:
- the aggf1 gene encoding angiogenic factor with G patch and FHA domains 1 — protein sequence MEDENGEKDSGCEVAELRLQVESLKEELKECKTELAKLQKQLSHSERLQRSTDSYNEDLRKQVDQLSAEIHEWKKKNKEKVHAETQTEEYVWSETDYYNYYYGDYYQNAKAGDAQESQGANMAVDPPAGDESAEVATVEQESATVAPAADASAQPESSVVATAPATAPATAAATAEEGDASSIADMLRATAEEAMTQTGFVFDETTGMYYDHATGFYYDSASQLYYDANTGIYYYYDAESGRYQFHSKVEVSAAQTGEKDNYASDKKSRWYKKGGKKSSHHRDQEYDEGKSEEDEQHSRRSSESRKTRRRSRSRESRGKDSKRRGERDKSSSKRKKHKSGSSHDEKRRSKKKKKRSKSSSRKRSRSSPDRSDGLEGNSEAEEGELTESEKEQWESPRSVSPSPSSPHNHSPESEMDSQCRAALWPPCVRVTVVRSPVLQVGTLFIITADSTATIGREKEMDHAIRIPEMGVSKCHAEVYFDQEQQGYMLVDQGSQNGTVINGNRILQPKTKCEPQPLTHGDEVKMGDTVLSFHIHSGTDTCDGCEPGQVMAHLSKHKREETPGPALPKEDKEALRQKELKSMKAKYGLQNNEFEEGKALRNPKYKDRAESRRQKVGSEGLFQQDDAPASVHVEISEVNKGRKMLEKMGWKKGEGLGKEGTGMKDPIQLKIRKAQSGLGAGGAMSLDEASVTRTQSQKNWEKARERFADSFQGDSPSSKTQCASPKAWVKAEPEASVEPETQC from the exons ATGGAGGACGAAAACGGAGAGAAAGACAGCGGATGCGAAGTCGCCGAGCTCCGACTTCAAGTGGAGTCGTTAAAAGAGGAGCTGAAAGAGTGCAAAACTGAGCTGGCCAAGTTGCAAAAGCAACTGAGCCATTCCGAGAGACTGCAGAGGAGCACGGACAGCTACAACGAGGATTTGCGGAAACAG GTGGATCAACTGAGCGCAGAAATTCAcgagtggaagaaaaaaaacaaagaaaaagttcATGCTGAAACACAGACAGAAGAATATGTTTGGTCTGAAACAG ACTATTATAACTACTACTATGGTGACTACTATCAGAACGCCAAGGCTGGCGATGCCCAGGAAAGTCAGGGGGCCAATATGGCGGTGGACCCACCTGCTGGAGACGAGTCAGCAGAAGTTGCTACAGTGGAGCAGGAAAGCGCAACAGTGGCCCCAGCTGCAGATGCATCTGCTCAACCCGAGAGTAGCGTGGTAGCTACAGCCCCAGCTACGGCCCCAGCTACAGCCGCAGCTACAGCCGAG GAGGGTGATGCGTCGTCCATTGCGGACATGCTGAGAGCCACTGCTGAGGAGGCCATGACACAGACTGGATTTGTCTTTGATGAGACAACCGGCATGTACTATGACCACGCCACTGGCTTCTACTATGACTCG GCCAGCCAGCTGTACTACGATGCCAACACAGGCatttactactactatgatgCAGAAAGTGGACGTTACCAGTTTCATTCCAAAGTTGAGGTTTCTGCTGCGCAGACTGGCGAAAAAGACAATTATGCGAGTGACAAGAAAAGCAGGTGGTACAAAAAAGGCGGAAAGAAATCCTCACATCACCGCGATCAG GAGTATGATGAGGGCAAATCAGAGGAAGACGAACAGCATTCGAGGCGCTCTTCAGAATCTCGAAAAACCAGACGACGATCTCGTAGTCGCGAGTCGAGAGGAAAAGACTCCAAACGGCGGGGGGAGAGGGACAAGTCTTCCTCCAAAAGGAAAAAGCATAAGAGTGGTTCGAGCCACGACGAGAAGAGGagatccaagaaaaaaaagaagcgatCCAAGTCGTCGTCGCGCAAGAGGTCGCGTAGCTCGCCGGATCGGAGCGACGGCTTGGAGGGCAACAGCGAGGCCGAGGAGGGGGAGCTCACCGAGTCTGAGAAGGAGCAGTGGGAGTCTCCCCGCTCCGTGTCTCCGTCTCCGAGCTCTCCTCACAACCACAGCCCAGAGTCTGAGATGGACAGTCAGTGTCGGGCAG CGCTATGGCCGCCGTGCGTGAGAGTCACCGTGGTCCGCTCTCCGGTGCTGCAGGTTGGCACCTTGTTTATCATCACAGCTGACTCTACAGCCACCATAGGCAG AGAGAAAGAAATGGATCATGCCATTCGGATTCCAGAAATGGGAGTGAGCAAG tGCCATGCAGAGGTGTATTTTGACCAGGAGCAGCAGGGCTACATGCTGGTGGACCAGGGAAGTCAAAATGGAACGGTTATCAATGGAAACAGAATCTTGCAG CCCAAAACCAAGTGTGAGCCGCAGCCTCTGACGCACGGCGACGAGGTCAAAATGGGAGACACGGTACTGTCCTTCCATATACACTCAGGAACCGATACCTGCGATGGCTGTGAGCCAGGTCAAGTGATGGCTCACCTCAGCAAGCACAAGAGAGAGGAGACGCCGG gGCCTGCACTACCCAAAGAGGATAAAGAAGCGCTGAGACAGAAAGAGCTGAAATCCATGAAGGCCAAATATGGCCTCCAG AATAATGAGTTTGAAGAAGGCAAAGCCCTGAGAAATCCAAAGTACAAGGACAGAGCAGAGTCTCGACGCCAGAAGGTGGGCAGCGAGGGGCTTTTCCAACAAGATGATGCTCCCGCTTCTGTGCATGT GGAGATCAGCGAAGTCAATAAAGGAAGAAAGATGCTGGAAAAGATGGGTTGGAAGAAAGGAGAAGGCTTGGGCAAAGAGGGGACTGGAATGAAAGACCCG ATTCAACTTAAAATCAGGAAGGCCCAGTCGGGACTGGGGGCGGGTGGCGCCATGTCACTGGACGAAGCCTCAGTGACCAGAACGCAATCCCAGAAGAACTGGGAGAAAGCTCGCGAGAGATTTGCAGACTCGTTTCAGGGGGACTCGCCTTCGTCCAAAACCCAGTGCGCGTCCCCTAAAGCCTGGGTCAAGGCAGAGCCCGAGGCTAGCGTTGAGCCGGAGACCCAATGTTAA